The following are encoded in a window of Panicum virgatum strain AP13 chromosome 5N, P.virgatum_v5, whole genome shotgun sequence genomic DNA:
- the LOC120677020 gene encoding pentatricopeptide repeat-containing protein At4g19220, mitochondrial-like, producing MRRQTPSLLAGNFLPISSALRPPVVLAARASSHHAPAADAHHLLDEAPRRRASAIVRALAASSSTGDANVIASLHCASVKSGAVLDPPVRTSLLTAYARARDAGAPQALFGEAVAPDVILWNAAINALTLSRRYDDAVAHFRQMACELGVFDSTTVVVMLSGASRAGNLGHGMALHGMSAKRCLDADHLSLWNALVDMYAKCGDFYSSEVVFQRMPCRDTTSWNSVISGSIFNGLAEVSAWYFKEMTRSIFQPDEVSLSSVLSACSRLDDLFSFGESVHSFAVKLGYEDTTSCSVANSLTTFYSEFRLSEAAVKVFASTLNKNLVSWNAMIKGLVESDRVSEALTALWEMRLEYQPDVVTLVTIISGCGGQGLVSEGKAVHGYILRKGFLHEEASAGNSLLDFYLKCDEPSTASLLFRTIPRRDLISWNTMISGYSRNDSLREEAQSMFKGLLSEGGLHCSMTTMLAIIPSCSSAEELSFGKSLHSFSLKYGFASEVSVVNALIHMYISCGDPLAAFLLIERIIPVSDIVSWNTIIVGCTQNGLYKDALEAFQFMHSSLPINPDSITFVGILSACGNLNLQLLGKSIHCMILKQLLASNLRVKNALLAMYLRYGDTKSAELVFYSMGDKNLCSWNCMISGFVQNNKGWRALQFFRKMEDCVPSEISIVGIICACTQLGDYQQGKSIHGHVVRSGLQKDVFISASLVDMYCKCGRLDIAVRVFEASAEKSIAGWNSMISAFGFHGHGLRSIELFWKMIDSGTKATRSTFIALLSACSHSGLIDEGWKYYHLMSEKFGIIPTPEHHVCIVDMLGRAGRLQEAHRFVESLPSQQAHGVWGALLNACSSKSELKMGESIARHLLNLEPENSGYYVTISNLYAYRDMWSGAVQVRSILQDKGLMKPRGHSIVG from the coding sequence ATGCGACGCCAAACTCCGAGCCTACTGGCCGGCAACTTTCTCCCGATCTCGTCGGCTCTCAGACCTCCGGTcgtcctcgccgctcgcgcATCTTCCCACCATGCGCCCGCGGCCGACGCACACCACCTGCTCGACGAAGCGCCGCGCAGGAGGGCCAGCGCCATCGTGCGCGCCCTCgccgcgtcctcctccaccgGTGACGCAAACGTCATCGCGTCCCTCCACTGCGCCTCTGTCAAGTCGGGGGCCGTGCTGGACCCGCCCGTGCGCACCTCCCTGCTCACGGCGTACGCCAGGGCGCGCGACGCGGGCGCCCCGCAGGCGCTGTTCGGCGAGGCCGTCGCCCCCGACGTGATCCTGTGGAACGCGGCCATCAACGCCTTGACGCTGAGTCGCCGGTACGACGATGCCGTGGCTCATTTCCGGCAGATGGCTTGCGAGCTCGGGGTGTTTGATTCGACGACGGTGGTCGTCATGCTGTCGGGGGCGTCCCGCGCGGGTAACCTGGGGCACGGGATGGCGCTTCATGGCATGTCGGCGAAGAGGTGCCTCGATGCTGATCACCTGAGCCTGTGGAACGCCCTTGTTGACATGTATGCAAAATGCGGCGATTTTTACTCCTCAGAGGTGGTGTTTCAGAGGATGCCCTGCAGGGACACCACCTCATGGAACTCTGTGATAAGTGGAAGCATTTTTAACGGACTTGCTGAGGTTTCAGCTTGGTACTTCAAGGAAATGACCCGTTCCATCTTTCAGCCAGATGAGGTGAGCCTCTCTTCTGTCCTCTCAGCTTGCTCTCGTCTGGATGATCTCTTCTCTTTTGGGGAGTCAGTTCATAGCTTTGCGGTCAAACTCGGTTATGAGGACACTACATCTTGCTCAGTGGCTAATTCCCTGACAACATTCTATTCTGAGTTTAGGCTGTCAGAGGCTGCTGTGAAGGTATTTGCTAGCACTTTGAACAAGAATTTGGTATCATGGAATGCTATGATCAAGGGACTGGTAGAGAGCGACAGAGTCAGCGAAGCCCTTACTGCTTTGTGGGAAATGAGATTGGAGTACCAGCCAGATGTTGTCACTTTGGTCACCATAATTTCAGGCTGTGGTGGTCAAGGCCTAGTTTCTGAAGGAAAAGCAGTTCATGGATACATACTCAGAAAAGGATTTCTTCATGAGGAGGCGTCCGCAGGGAACAGCTTACTTGATTTCTATTTGAAATGCGACGAGCCATCTACTGCGAGCCTGTTGTTTAGGACAATTCCAAGAAGAGACTTGATATCGTGGAACACAATGATTTCTGGTTACTCAAGAAATGATTCACTGAGAGAAGAGGCACAATCAATGTTCAAAGGGTTGCTTTCTGAGGGCGGCTTGCACTGTAGCATGACCACTATGCTAGCTATCATACCTTCATGCTCTAGTGCGGAAGAACTTAGCTTTGGCAAATCACTTCATTCTTTCAGCTTGAAGTATGGATTTGCTAGTGAAGTTTCAGTTGTTAATGCGTTGATACACATGTATATAAGCTGTGGTGACCCATTGGCTGCCTTTTTGCTGATAGAAAGAATAATACCGGTGTCAGATATTGTTTCATGGAATACAATCATAGTTGGTTGTACACAGAATGGACTCTACAAAGATGCATTGGAAGCCTTCCAGTTCATGCATTCCTCTTTGCCTATAAATCCTGACAGTATTACATTTGTTGGCATCCTGTCGGCATGTGGAAACCTTAATCTGCAGTTACTAGGGAAATCTATCCACTGCATGATCTTGAAGCAATTGCTTGCTTCCAACTTGAGGGTGAAAAATGCATTGTTAGCCATGTACTTGCGCTATGGAGATACTAAAAGTGCTGAGTTAGTTTTCTATAGCATGGGAGATAAAAATTTGTGCTCCTGGAATTGTATGATCTCTGGCTTCGTGCAGAATAACAAAGGATGGCGGGCATTGCAGTTCTTTCGGAAGATGGAAGACTGTGTACCAAGTGAAATATCCATAGTCGGTATTATATGTGCCTGCACACAACTTGGGGATTATCAACAAGGAAAGAGCATACATGGGCATGTGGTCAGGTCTGGTTTGCAAAAAGATGTTTTTATTTCAGCATCACTTGTTGATATGTATTGCAAGTGTGGAAGGCTGGATATTGCTGTCAGAGTATTTGAAGCTTCTGCTGAAAAATCAATTGCTGGCTGGAACTCCATGATATCCGCCTTTGGTTTCCATGGCCATGGATTGAGATCCATAGAACTTTTCTGGAAGATGATTGATTCTGGAACAAAAGCAACGAGAAGCACTTTTATTGCTCTTTtatcagcttgcagtcactctgGGCTTATTGATGAAGGATGGAAGTATTACCACCTTATGTCAGAAAAATTTGGGATCATCCCAACACCAGAACATCATGTGTGCATTGTAGACATGCTTGGGAGGGCTGGTCGGCTGCAGGAAGCACACAGATTT